In Fusarium falciforme chromosome 9, complete sequence, the following are encoded in one genomic region:
- a CDS encoding Fungal-trans domain-containing protein yields MKAACVQCRVRKVRCDGTVPRCRTCERLSFQCSFEQDGSHGQYAPRLPPKCRGTRACLECRAMKVRCSGDTPRCSNCQRRNKQCTYSNSKPGPSRGPVEGASSSRDEAGSSSQRAVSPDRQQSIASGSQHESPGPAEDVPPVNPPTDSSPSDELVTGLVNQYFDRLYPLASYSFLHKATVIQRCRDKTIDRALKLALCAITAMYFDKPNQERDAWAQEAERLMLDRLEQPSIFQLQASLLLIRYRAGVGQFPRAFIMAGLAGRWAVALRLNYEHSRLGPVAQEVRRRTFWSLYLLEDSFCVGLKEFELFDPDTIHLQLPCEDVDFHQERHVSTGYLQPGKGLEPEVLGSRAAFVRLAFIRRAIMRLNRRVFLKEVNLSELFSSMERFQNDLLRLRTKLAPSDQYPPTNPEELHRPPQYAIMHMSWHQCHCDLYRIFLTGYPEATPHAAVEGMSAPERALMKDKCLAHAEQIVKVLSDFVQHKDERDMLEFDAAVCAYHGARLILFGTYTGKDNTGLPMQMAINKAQLCLDVITRYFDFSAQLKPMRQELERVIQQHKSWLESSDHQALSTSDPAPRPPPKLSRDAYIRQRLAIHSLLRQSDFVDDSRDAAPEPPSEPALSFTASTEDEQPVAEPSTDWNTRETGYPLADPITDPNLLFGLPYGGVGLDLNAWACNTAGTQDLNGYLADFDEQYMY; encoded by the exons ATGAAAGCTGCCTGCGTCCAATGCCGGGTCCGCAAG GTCCGATGCGATGGAACCGTGCCACGGTGCCGCACCTGCGAGCGCCTGAGTTTCCAGTGCTCCTTTGAGCAGGATGGGTCTCACGGGCAGTATGCGCCTCGGCTGCCGCCAAAGTGTCGCGGTACCAGGGCTTGCCTCGAGTGTCGGGCCATGAAGGTCCGGTGCTCGGGGGATACTCCTAGATGTTCAAACTGTCAGAGGAGGAACAAGCAGTGCACTTATTCAAACTCCAAGCCTGGTCCTTCGAGGGGTCCGGTGGAGGGTGCGTCGTCTTCGAGGGATGAGGCGGGTTCAAGCTCTCAGCGTGCCGTCTCGCCGGATCGTCAACAGTCTATCGCTTCGGGTTCACAACACGAAAGTCCAGGGCCTGCTGAAGATGTTCCCCCGGTAAATCCACCTACAGATTCTTCACCTTCAGATGAGTTGGTCACGGGTTTGGTCAATCAGTACTTTGACCGTCTGTATCCCCTCGCCTCGTACAGCTTCCTCCACAAGGCCACCGTCATCCAGAGATGTCGTGACAAGACCATTGACCGAGCCCTCAAGTTGGCCCTATGCGCCATCACGGCCATGTATTTCGACAAGCCCAACCAGGAGCGCGACGCCTGGGCTCAAGAAGCCGAACGACTCATGCTCGACCGTCTCGAACAGCCGTCCATCTTTCAGCTGCAAGCGTCACTTCTTCTCATTCGCTATCGTGCGGGGGTTGGACAGTTTCCTAGGGctttcatcatggctggtCTCGCTGGTAGATGGGCAGTGGCTCTACGGCTCAACTATGAGCACTCGAGGTTAGGGCCTGTGGCACAAGaagtgaggaggaggacgttTTGGTCGCTGTACCTGCTGGAGGATAGCTTCTGCGTTGGGTTGAAGGAGTTTGAACTCTTTGACCCCGACACgatccatctccagcttccaTGCGAAGACGTCGACTTTCACCAAGAGCGTCATGTCAGCACGGGTTATCTACAACCAGGCAAAGGTCTTGAGCCAGAAGTGTTGGGCTCTCGGGCGGCCTTTGTTCGGCTTGCATTCATCCGTCGAGCTATCATGAGACTCAATCGACGAGTCTTTCTGAAAGAGGTCAATCTGTCGGAGCTGTTCTCGTCTATGGAGAGGTTCCAGAACGATCTCCTTCGTCTCCGTACAAAGCTGGCCCCTAGCGATCAGTACCCGCCTACAAATCCTGAAGAACTACACCGACCGCCCCAATATGCCATCATG CACATGAGCTGGCATCAATGTCACTGCGATCTCTACCGAATCTTCCTCACCGGATACCCCGAGGCAACACCACACGCAGCCGTCGAGGGAATGTCTGCCCCCGAGAGGGCGCTGATGAAGGACAAGTGCCTGGCCCACGCCGAGCAGATCGTCAAGGTCTTATCCGACTTTGTGCAGCACAAGGATGAGAGGGACATGTTGGAGTTTGATGCTGCCGTCTGTGCATATCACGGTGCTCGCCTCATATTGTTTGGGACATATACTGGCAAGGATAATACTGGACTTCCTATGCAGATGGCCATCAACAAGGCACAGCTGTGTTTGGACGTTATTACACGGTACTTTGACTTTTCGGCCCAACTCAAGCCCATG AGACAAGAACTTGAGCGAGTCATCCAACAACACAAGTCGTGGTTAGAGTCCTCGGATCATCAAGCCCTATCAACATCAGACCCAGCGCCGCGACCACCACCCAAGCTATCCAGAGATGCCTACATTCGACAACGCCTCGCCATCCATAGTCTCCTCCGACAATCCGACTTTGTCGACGACAGCCGCGACGCAGCCCCCGAACCTCCCTCGGAACCAGCTCTGAGCTTCACAGCATCCACAGAAGACGAGCAACCAGTCGCAGAGCCA